The following are encoded together in the Bradyrhizobium genosp. L genome:
- a CDS encoding SDR family NAD(P)-dependent oxidoreductase has product MNLFDMKGKVAVITGSTRGIGRAIAERMAEHGAKVVISSRKADVCDQVAKEINDTYGKGTAVAIAANISSKENLQNLIDESNRAFGKIDVLVCNAASNPYYGPLAGISDDQFRKILDNNIVANNWLISMVVPQMIERKDGSIIIVSSIGGLKGSTILGAYAISKAADMQLARNLACEYGKHNIRVNCIAPGLIKTDFAKALWDNPENLKASTARSPLLRIGVPDEIAGAAVFMASRAGDFMTGQTVVIDGGATIS; this is encoded by the coding sequence ATGAACTTGTTCGACATGAAGGGAAAAGTCGCCGTCATCACCGGCTCGACGCGCGGCATCGGGCGTGCGATCGCCGAGCGGATGGCCGAGCATGGCGCCAAGGTCGTGATCTCCTCGCGCAAGGCCGATGTCTGCGACCAGGTCGCAAAGGAGATCAACGACACCTACGGCAAGGGCACCGCGGTCGCGATCGCGGCCAACATCTCGTCGAAAGAAAATTTGCAGAACCTGATCGACGAGAGCAACCGCGCCTTCGGCAAGATCGACGTGCTGGTCTGCAACGCGGCCTCGAACCCGTATTACGGTCCGCTCGCCGGCATCTCCGACGACCAGTTCCGCAAAATCTTGGACAACAACATCGTCGCCAACAACTGGTTGATCTCGATGGTGGTGCCGCAGATGATCGAGCGCAAGGACGGCTCGATCATCATCGTCTCCTCGATCGGCGGCCTGAAGGGCTCGACCATCCTCGGCGCCTACGCGATCTCGAAGGCCGCCGATATGCAGCTCGCGCGCAACCTCGCTTGCGAATACGGCAAGCACAATATCCGCGTGAACTGCATCGCGCCCGGCCTGATCAAGACCGACTTCGCCAAGGCGCTGTGGGACAATCCGGAGAATCTGAAGGCCTCGACCGCGCGCTCGCCGTTGCTGCGGATCGGCGTGCCCGACGAGATCGCGGGCGCTGCGGTGTTCATGGCCTCGCGCGCCGGCGACTTCATGACCGGCCAGACCGTGGTGATCGACGGCGGCGCGACGATCAGCTGA
- a CDS encoding histidine phosphatase family protein — protein sequence MSDADKPMTTVTRWWWVRHAPVRSDGGNIYGQEDIDCDTSDTEVFEAVAKILPRNAVWYASNLKRTHKTAEAIWATGFPRPAVMTQQREFAEQHLGQWQGMNRAAILASRPPGSAWFADVNEPAPGGESFMDLYTRVCRAIVRITAAEAGKDVIVAGHGGVIKAAIGLALGGQPERGLSFDVENVSVTRLDHFAAPGISTWRLPMVNQQPWLADPKHAAMHQPAGPEVKLA from the coding sequence ATGTCCGATGCAGACAAGCCAATGACGACGGTGACGCGGTGGTGGTGGGTGCGCCATGCGCCGGTGCGCAGCGACGGCGGCAACATCTACGGCCAGGAAGACATCGACTGCGACACCAGCGATACCGAGGTATTCGAGGCGGTCGCAAAGATCCTGCCGCGCAACGCGGTGTGGTACGCGAGCAATCTGAAGCGCACCCACAAGACCGCGGAAGCGATCTGGGCCACGGGCTTTCCCAGGCCTGCCGTGATGACGCAGCAGCGCGAATTCGCCGAGCAGCATCTCGGGCAATGGCAGGGCATGAACCGCGCCGCGATCCTCGCGAGCCGTCCGCCCGGGAGTGCCTGGTTCGCCGACGTCAACGAGCCCGCGCCGGGCGGCGAAAGTTTCATGGATCTCTACACCCGCGTCTGCCGTGCGATCGTGCGCATCACCGCCGCGGAGGCCGGTAAAGACGTCATCGTCGCCGGCCATGGCGGCGTGATCAAAGCCGCGATCGGCCTCGCGCTCGGCGGCCAGCCGGAGCGGGGACTGTCCTTCGACGTCGAGAACGTCTCGGTGACGCGGCTCGATCATTTCGCCGCGCCCGGCATATCGACCTGGCGGTTGCCGATGGTGAACCAGCAGCCGTGGCTTGCCGATCCCAAGCACGCAGCGATGCATCAGCCGGCGGGGCCGGAAGTCAAGCTCGCGTGA
- a CDS encoding SDR family NAD(P)-dependent oxidoreductase, whose product MGRLEGKSVIITGAGSGIGRAASLLFTKEGAKLIAVDRTDGVKETAKLVSDAGGTVEAVIADAGSESDVKAFIDKAASKYGKLDAIWANAGVSGGLVPLADQTPEHWQEVLRVNLIGPFLAIKHSIPHMTKQGFGSIVCTASVAGLKSGASGHPYGASKAGVISLVQTTAYSLSGTGVRINAVCPGLIETGMTKPVFDRAKERGTQDKIGQLNPLKRAGQPHELAAMGLFLASDEASYVNGQAIPVDGGLTASMPYTGKPI is encoded by the coding sequence ATGGGCCGCCTCGAAGGCAAATCCGTCATCATCACCGGCGCCGGCAGCGGCATCGGCCGCGCGGCCTCGCTGCTGTTCACCAAAGAGGGCGCGAAGCTGATCGCGGTCGATCGCACCGACGGCGTGAAAGAGACGGCAAAGCTCGTCAGCGACGCCGGCGGCACGGTCGAGGCCGTCATTGCCGATGCCGGCTCGGAGAGCGACGTGAAGGCCTTCATCGACAAGGCGGCCAGCAAATACGGCAAGCTCGATGCGATCTGGGCCAATGCCGGCGTCAGCGGCGGCCTGGTGCCGCTTGCCGACCAGACTCCTGAACATTGGCAGGAAGTGCTGCGCGTCAACCTGATCGGCCCGTTCCTCGCCATCAAGCACTCGATCCCGCACATGACTAAGCAAGGCTTTGGCTCGATCGTCTGTACCGCCTCGGTCGCCGGCCTGAAGTCGGGCGCCAGCGGACATCCCTATGGAGCGAGCAAGGCCGGCGTCATCAGCCTGGTGCAGACCACCGCCTACTCGCTGTCCGGCACCGGCGTGCGCATCAACGCAGTTTGTCCCGGCTTGATCGAGACCGGCATGACCAAGCCGGTGTTCGACCGCGCCAAGGAACGCGGCACGCAAGACAAGATCGGCCAGCTCAATCCCCTGAAGCGTGCCGGCCAACCGCACGAGCTCGCCGCGATGGGCTTGTTCCTGGCGAGCGACGAGGCGTCCTACGTCAACGGCCAGGCGATCCCGGTGGATGGCGGGTTGACGGCGTCGATGCCGTATACGGGGAAGCCGATTTGA
- the argE gene encoding acetylornithine deacetylase, protein MHSQRPDRIRKLLADLVAFDTVSDRSNLPLVGYIEKYLGSLGVDSERITDETGQKASLWVTVGPADRPGLVLSGHTDVVPVVGQDWTHNPFELVERDGKLYGRGTTDMKGFVAVCLAMVPEMLEAKLETPINLAISYDEEIGCVGVRPMLREVSRKPIKPLGAFIGEPTRMQVIVGHKGKHGVRASFRGLARHSSIAPDGVNAIEYAAELIMEIRRRATLLAADAERDSLYDVPHSTLLTSIVHGGAALNIVPDTCVVEFECRGIGITESRAVTDAIIAWARAEIEPAMHARHPDCGIDFEEILDYPALDTKADAAIVTLAKQLAGRNDHAKVAFGTEASLFVSMADVPSVVVGPGGIAQAHTPDEFVEMSELLSCGEFVARLIGHCAKG, encoded by the coding sequence ATGCACAGCCAACGACCCGACCGCATTCGCAAGCTATTGGCCGATCTCGTCGCCTTCGACACGGTCAGCGACCGCTCCAATTTGCCCTTGGTCGGCTATATCGAAAAATATCTCGGCTCGCTCGGCGTCGACAGCGAGCGGATCACGGACGAGACCGGGCAGAAGGCCTCGCTGTGGGTCACCGTCGGACCCGCCGACAGACCCGGCCTGGTGCTGTCGGGGCATACCGACGTGGTGCCGGTGGTGGGCCAGGACTGGACGCACAACCCGTTCGAGCTGGTCGAGCGCGACGGAAAGCTCTACGGCCGAGGCACCACCGACATGAAGGGTTTTGTCGCGGTCTGCCTCGCCATGGTTCCGGAGATGCTCGAGGCCAAGCTTGAAACGCCGATCAATCTCGCGATCTCCTATGACGAGGAGATCGGCTGCGTCGGCGTGCGGCCGATGCTGCGCGAGGTCAGCCGCAAACCGATCAAGCCGCTCGGCGCCTTCATCGGCGAGCCGACCCGGATGCAGGTGATCGTCGGCCACAAGGGCAAGCATGGCGTGCGCGCGTCCTTCCGCGGCCTCGCCCGCCACTCCTCGATCGCGCCCGACGGCGTCAACGCGATCGAATATGCCGCCGAGCTGATCATGGAGATCCGTCGCCGCGCCACGCTGCTGGCCGCAGACGCCGAGCGCGACAGCCTGTACGACGTGCCGCACTCCACCCTGCTCACCAGCATCGTGCATGGCGGCGCCGCGCTGAACATCGTGCCCGACACGTGTGTGGTCGAATTCGAATGCCGCGGCATCGGCATCACCGAATCCAGAGCAGTGACGGACGCGATCATCGCCTGGGCCAGGGCCGAGATCGAGCCGGCGATGCACGCGCGGCATCCGGACTGCGGCATCGATTTCGAGGAGATCCTCGACTATCCCGCGCTCGACACCAAGGCGGACGCTGCGATCGTCACGCTGGCAAAACAGCTCGCCGGCCGCAACGACCACGCCAAGGTCGCGTTCGGCACCGAGGCCAGCCTGTTCGTCAGCATGGCCGACGTGCCGTCGGTGGTGGTCGGCCCCGGCGGCATCGCGCAGGCGCACACGCCGGACGAGTTCGTCGAGATGTCAGAGCTTCTGAGCTGCGGCGAATTCGTCGCGCGGCTGATCGGACATTGCGCGAAGGGCTAG
- a CDS encoding DMT family transporter, with translation MAAAMATFTLNDTITKAVSAELNIGEILLVRGLFAIVLIAALAVHRKALRPVRTLFIRPVALRVIGEIGGTLTYMAAISQIPLANASAIFQALPLVITLGAALVFGEPVGWRRWLAIAAGFIGVLVIVRPGAAGFSQAALLALASVGFCAVRDLATRVIPKQLPTVFITLLTTVTVSTSGALVLVPLGGWTPPSGHATGLLALAAVLILIGYQCIIVSLRTGDISSVAPFRYTALIWAMLTGYLAFGHKPDTAMLAGAAIITASGLYAFYRERIRDKLRPAASGPGLPPDGL, from the coding sequence ATGGCTGCGGCCATGGCCACCTTCACCCTGAACGACACCATCACCAAGGCGGTGTCGGCGGAGCTCAACATCGGGGAGATCCTGCTCGTCCGCGGCCTGTTCGCGATCGTGCTGATCGCGGCGCTCGCCGTGCACCGGAAGGCACTGCGCCCGGTCCGCACGCTGTTCATTCGCCCGGTCGCGCTGCGCGTGATCGGCGAGATCGGCGGCACGCTGACCTATATGGCCGCGATCTCGCAGATCCCGCTGGCCAATGCCTCGGCGATCTTCCAGGCGCTGCCGCTGGTCATTACGCTCGGCGCGGCACTGGTGTTCGGCGAGCCGGTCGGCTGGCGGCGCTGGCTCGCGATCGCGGCCGGCTTCATCGGCGTGCTGGTGATCGTGCGGCCGGGCGCTGCGGGGTTCAGCCAGGCCGCATTGCTGGCGCTGGCCTCGGTCGGCTTCTGCGCGGTGCGCGATCTGGCCACCCGGGTCATTCCGAAACAATTGCCGACGGTGTTCATCACGCTGCTCACCACCGTGACGGTCAGCACGTCGGGCGCGCTCGTGCTCGTCCCGCTCGGCGGCTGGACGCCGCCATCCGGTCACGCGACCGGCCTGCTGGCGCTCGCCGCGGTGCTGATCCTGATCGGCTATCAATGCATCATCGTGTCGCTGCGCACCGGCGACATCTCGTCGGTCGCGCCGTTCCGCTACACGGCGCTGATCTGGGCGATGCTGACCGGCTATCTCGCCTTCGGCCACAAGCCAGACACCGCGATGCTCGCCGGCGCCGCGATCATCACGGCCTCCGGCCTCTACGCCTTCTACCGCGAGCGCATCCGCGACAAGCTCCGCCCCGCGGCGAGCGGGCCGGGGTTGCCGCCGGATGGGTTGTGA
- a CDS encoding phosphotransferase family protein: MADGVRKDEEFSGTREVEERHRVNEASLDAWMREHVEGYQGPLKVLQFKGGQSNPTYKIETPGRNYVMRRRPFGKLLPSAHAVDREFRVIAALGKQNFPVAKAYALCTDDAVLGSAFYVMSMEEGRVFWDPALPSQEPDARRKIFTSKIETLAKLHILDPEKIGLGDFGKPGNYFARQVDRWTKQYRASETQHIPEFEKLAEWLPRTVPEQKRVSVVHGDYRLDNMIFHPTEPRVQAVLDWELSTLGDPMADFTYLLMQWTMPGLADADLKALNIPSQAEAAQIYCDVTGTEVPDLNWYFSYNLFRLAGITQGIAGRIRDGTAANAKAIESAKRTVPLSQASWAYAQKAGAV, translated from the coding sequence GTGGCGGACGGCGTCAGGAAAGACGAGGAATTTTCCGGCACAAGGGAAGTCGAGGAGCGCCATCGCGTCAACGAGGCCAGTCTCGACGCCTGGATGCGGGAACATGTCGAGGGTTATCAGGGCCCGCTGAAGGTCCTGCAGTTCAAGGGCGGCCAGTCGAATCCGACCTACAAGATCGAAACCCCCGGCCGCAACTACGTGATGCGCCGCCGGCCATTCGGTAAATTGTTGCCGTCGGCCCACGCCGTGGATCGCGAGTTCCGCGTGATCGCCGCCCTCGGCAAGCAGAACTTCCCGGTCGCCAAAGCCTATGCGCTGTGCACCGACGATGCGGTGCTCGGCTCGGCATTCTACGTCATGTCGATGGAAGAGGGGCGGGTGTTCTGGGATCCGGCACTCCCGAGCCAGGAGCCGGACGCGCGCCGGAAGATCTTCACCAGCAAGATCGAGACGCTGGCGAAATTGCACATCCTCGATCCCGAGAAGATCGGCCTCGGCGACTTCGGCAAGCCCGGCAATTATTTCGCGCGCCAGGTCGATCGCTGGACCAAGCAGTACCGGGCGTCCGAGACACAGCACATTCCCGAGTTCGAGAAGCTTGCCGAGTGGCTGCCGCGGACCGTGCCGGAACAGAAGCGCGTGTCGGTCGTGCACGGCGACTACCGCCTCGACAACATGATCTTCCACCCGACCGAGCCGCGCGTGCAGGCGGTGCTGGACTGGGAATTGTCGACGCTCGGCGATCCCATGGCCGACTTCACCTATCTGTTGATGCAGTGGACCATGCCGGGTCTCGCCGACGCCGACCTCAAGGCGCTGAACATCCCGAGCCAGGCCGAGGCCGCGCAGATCTACTGTGATGTCACCGGCACCGAGGTGCCCGACCTCAACTGGTACTTCTCGTATAATCTGTTTCGCCTCGCCGGCATCACCCAGGGTATCGCCGGCCGGATTCGCGACGGCACCGCCGCCAACGCCAAGGCCATCGAGTCGGCCAAGCGCACCGTGCCGCTCTCGCAGGCGTCATGGGCGTACGCGCAGAAGGCCGGCGCGGTGTAA
- a CDS encoding acyl-CoA dehydrogenase family protein: MDFTLSPKQKEWLERVQAFMKTHVRPAVPIYDKQDAEGSRWKVIPILEELKKKAKAEGLWNMFMPPSSHEDDEFHGAGLTNLEYALLSEEMGHISWASEVFNCSAPDTGNMEVFIRYGTKEQKRKWLRPLMDGEIRSAFLMTEPAVASSDATNIETRIEKDGDHYVINGRKWWSSGVGDPRCKIAILMGKTDFNAAKHQQQSQILVPLDTPGIKVEKMLPVFGFDDAPHGHAQVLLENVRVPKENILLGEGRGFEIAQGRLGPGRIHHCMRTIGKAEEALEKMVKRLASRTAFGKKIIEHSVWEQRIGEARTDIEMNRLLCLKAADMMDKVGNKTAQAEIAMIKVAAPNMALKIIDQAIQAYGGGGVSDDAGLAKDYAHIRTLRLADGPDEVHNRAIARLELRKYANTSH, from the coding sequence ATGGATTTCACGCTGTCGCCGAAGCAGAAGGAGTGGCTGGAGCGCGTTCAGGCCTTCATGAAAACGCACGTCCGTCCGGCGGTTCCGATCTACGACAAGCAGGACGCCGAAGGCTCGCGCTGGAAGGTGATCCCGATCCTCGAGGAACTGAAGAAGAAGGCGAAGGCCGAAGGCCTCTGGAACATGTTCATGCCGCCGTCCTCGCATGAGGACGATGAATTCCACGGCGCGGGATTGACCAATCTCGAATACGCGCTGCTTTCGGAGGAGATGGGCCACATCTCCTGGGCCTCCGAAGTATTCAACTGCTCGGCGCCCGATACCGGCAACATGGAAGTGTTCATCCGCTACGGCACCAAGGAGCAGAAGCGCAAATGGCTGCGCCCGCTGATGGACGGCGAGATCCGCTCCGCCTTCCTGATGACCGAGCCCGCGGTCGCCTCCTCCGACGCCACCAACATCGAGACCCGGATCGAAAAGGACGGCGATCACTACGTCATCAACGGCCGCAAATGGTGGTCGTCCGGCGTCGGCGATCCCCGCTGCAAGATCGCGATCCTGATGGGCAAGACCGACTTCAACGCCGCCAAGCACCAGCAGCAGTCGCAGATCCTGGTGCCGCTCGACACCCCCGGCATCAAAGTCGAGAAGATGCTGCCGGTGTTCGGCTTCGACGATGCGCCGCACGGCCACGCCCAGGTGCTGCTTGAGAACGTGCGGGTGCCGAAGGAGAACATCCTGCTCGGCGAAGGCCGCGGCTTCGAGATCGCACAGGGCCGGCTCGGTCCGGGCCGCATCCATCACTGCATGCGCACCATCGGCAAGGCCGAGGAGGCGCTGGAGAAAATGGTGAAGCGGCTGGCGTCGCGCACCGCGTTCGGCAAGAAGATCATCGAGCATTCGGTGTGGGAGCAGCGCATCGGCGAGGCCCGCACCGACATCGAGATGAACCGCCTGCTGTGCCTCAAGGCCGCCGACATGATGGACAAGGTCGGCAACAAGACCGCGCAGGCCGAGATCGCGATGATCAAGGTCGCAGCGCCCAACATGGCGCTGAAGATCATCGACCAGGCGATCCAGGCCTATGGCGGCGGCGGCGTCTCCGACGATGCCGGGCTCGCCAAGGACTACGCCCATATCCGCACGCTCCGTCTCGCGGACGGTCCGGACGAGGTGCACAATCGCGCCATTGCCAGGCTCGAGCTTCGGAAGTATGCAAACACGTCGCACTGA
- a CDS encoding TetR/AcrR family transcriptional regulator yields MPSDQTRSAILAAAERLYADRGFGDVTLRDIVAEANVNLAAVNYHFGSKDELIAELFVTRSIQTNRERLNELKAAEERGGGRAGIEDIMRALVGPTLRGCLGPDREGSTAARFMIRASIESVPPIRRIKNREVDHLRKFAAAMRRAMPGRNDTELYWGLHFALAMAHHTIRDKERLLRLSEGKCDLDDVQGIIDRVVAVTVMALTMGEAPAGKPPAARPVAVHGRLTRQDL; encoded by the coding sequence ATGCCGAGCGATCAGACCCGATCCGCCATCCTCGCCGCCGCCGAGCGGCTCTATGCCGACCGTGGCTTCGGCGACGTCACGCTGCGCGACATCGTCGCCGAGGCCAACGTCAACCTCGCCGCGGTGAACTACCATTTCGGCTCCAAGGACGAATTGATCGCGGAGCTGTTCGTCACCCGCAGCATCCAGACCAACCGCGAGCGGCTCAATGAGCTGAAGGCGGCGGAGGAACGTGGCGGCGGCCGCGCTGGAATCGAGGATATCATGCGCGCCCTGGTCGGCCCGACCCTGCGCGGCTGCCTCGGCCCCGACCGCGAGGGCTCCACGGCCGCGCGCTTCATGATCCGGGCGTCGATCGAATCGGTGCCGCCGATCCGCCGCATCAAGAACCGCGAGGTCGACCACTTACGCAAATTCGCCGCCGCGATGCGCCGCGCGATGCCTGGTCGCAACGATACCGAGCTCTATTGGGGGCTGCACTTCGCGCTCGCGATGGCCCACCACACCATCCGCGACAAGGAGCGGCTGCTGCGTCTGTCGGAGGGCAAATGCGACCTCGACGACGTCCAGGGGATCATCGACCGCGTGGTGGCGGTGACGGTGATGGCGCTGACCATGGGCGAGGCCCCCGCCGGCAAGCCACCGGCGGCACGGCCGGTGGCGGTGCATGGACGGCTGACGCGGCAGGATCTTTGA
- a CDS encoding RidA family protein, with amino-acid sequence MKREVVRVEPISIWLERWKAPASAVTRAGNMVFVSGLPPFDPLTGEIAAGASIERQSELVMEQLKTCLEAAGASFDNVMKCNIFCTSAKHFATFNTIYRKYFPDDLPARIFVCIPEWTGPFDIEIDCIAMV; translated from the coding sequence ATGAAACGAGAAGTCGTCCGCGTCGAACCGATCTCGATCTGGCTGGAGCGCTGGAAGGCGCCGGCGTCCGCGGTCACCCGGGCCGGCAACATGGTCTTCGTCTCCGGCCTGCCGCCCTTCGATCCCCTAACCGGCGAGATCGCCGCCGGGGCCTCGATCGAGCGCCAGAGCGAACTGGTGATGGAGCAGCTCAAGACGTGCCTCGAGGCCGCCGGCGCCTCGTTCGACAACGTGATGAAGTGCAACATCTTCTGCACCTCGGCAAAGCACTTCGCCACCTTCAACACGATCTACCGCAAGTATTTCCCGGATGATCTGCCGGCGCGGATCTTCGTCTGCATCCCGGAATGGACCGGGCCGTTCGACATCGAGATCGACTGCATCGCGATGGTGTGA
- a CDS encoding CaiB/BaiF CoA transferase family protein: MSALPLSGIKILDLTRVLAGPLSAQMLADLGAEVIKIERPGTGDDARAFGPPYLTDPDGKQNNNNSFYLCANRNKKSITVNVARPEGQAIIRELAKTADVMMENYKVGDLKRYGLDYEAIKAINPGIIYCSVTGFGQTGPYAPRAGYDAILQAMGGLMSVTGHLDGEPGAGPMKVGPSIVDYMTGMNTSIGILSALYHRDANGGEGQHIDVCLFDTVIASLSHWLQIYLVNGKTPPRRGTWGNGGMPAGVFRCTDGELMLVVGNDGQFQRTCAVLGEPELASDKRFLKNNDRVVHGKEIMAIFAGLFLKQPVAYWLDKLEEAGVPSGPINNFEQVFSDPHVQSRGMRVKVDHPFEPDLSLIRNALTFSGTPITDYRAPPLLGADTKDVLATIGYDDAKVEGLKAQGIV; this comes from the coding sequence ATGTCGGCTCTGCCACTCTCGGGCATCAAGATTCTCGACCTGACGCGGGTGCTCGCGGGCCCGCTGTCGGCCCAGATGCTGGCGGATCTCGGCGCCGAGGTGATCAAGATCGAGCGCCCCGGCACCGGCGACGACGCCCGCGCCTTCGGTCCGCCCTATCTGACCGATCCCGACGGCAAGCAGAACAACAACAATTCGTTCTACCTCTGCGCCAATCGCAACAAGAAGTCGATCACCGTCAATGTCGCCAGGCCCGAGGGGCAGGCGATCATCCGCGAGCTCGCCAAGACCGCCGACGTGATGATGGAGAACTACAAGGTCGGCGACCTCAAGCGCTACGGCCTCGATTACGAAGCGATCAAGGCGATCAATCCCGGCATCATCTACTGCTCGGTGACCGGCTTCGGCCAGACTGGCCCCTATGCGCCGCGCGCCGGCTATGACGCGATCTTGCAGGCGATGGGCGGGCTGATGAGCGTCACCGGCCATCTCGACGGCGAGCCGGGCGCGGGGCCGATGAAGGTCGGCCCCTCGATCGTCGACTACATGACCGGCATGAACACCTCGATCGGTATTCTCTCGGCGCTCTATCATCGCGACGCCAATGGCGGGGAGGGGCAGCATATCGACGTCTGCCTGTTCGACACCGTGATCGCATCGCTGTCGCACTGGCTGCAGATCTATCTCGTCAACGGCAAGACGCCGCCGCGCCGCGGCACCTGGGGCAATGGCGGCATGCCGGCCGGCGTATTCCGCTGCACCGACGGCGAATTGATGCTGGTGGTCGGCAATGACGGCCAGTTCCAGCGCACCTGCGCGGTGCTCGGCGAGCCGGAGCTCGCGAGCGACAAGCGCTTCCTCAAGAACAACGACCGCGTCGTGCACGGCAAGGAGATCATGGCGATCTTCGCCGGCCTGTTCCTCAAGCAACCGGTCGCCTACTGGCTGGACAAGCTCGAGGAGGCCGGCGTGCCGTCGGGCCCGATCAACAATTTCGAGCAGGTGTTTTCCGATCCGCACGTGCAGTCGCGCGGCATGCGGGTCAAGGTCGATCATCCGTTCGAGCCCGACCTGTCGCTGATCCGCAACGCGCTGACCTTCTCCGGCACCCCGATCACCGACTACCGCGCCCCGCCGCTGCTCGGCGCTGACACCAAGGACGTGCTGGCGACCATCGGCTACGACGACGCCAAGGTCGAGGGACTGAAGGCGCAGGGCATCGTCTGA
- a CDS encoding acyltransferase family protein, which yields MQAQAPDRAGPSILPSVQWLRGIAAMMVVIHHLNFHTEWLREKAGVASSYFAQMPWSFGIHIFFVISGFIMILTTKNFGAPGAWKSFLLRRFVRIVPLYWILTTVMVVGVLMAPRSLELPADKWHYILSCYLFIPVLRAADDLRPILGQGWTLDYEMFFYVAFAFAILWPRRIGVTILTIGFLALAILGRNLDISTPKLFTWTDGLILEFILGVHLGLIYQRGFRVGWLGATGLVLGGIALGYPEFNWPAVFSAGLPAMLIVGGLVLGPQLKDIAATRWLTILGDASYSIYLSHTIVLRPFRDVWVRHIDGAWSPVAFFVCGIAVAVVVGCAIHYAIERPLLRVMSRRLRAPSPAPSLPVAAAAG from the coding sequence GTGCAGGCACAGGCTCCGGACCGTGCAGGTCCTTCCATCCTTCCATCGGTGCAATGGTTGCGCGGCATCGCGGCGATGATGGTCGTGATCCATCACCTCAATTTCCACACCGAATGGCTGCGCGAGAAGGCTGGCGTCGCGTCGTCGTATTTTGCGCAGATGCCGTGGTCGTTCGGGATCCACATCTTCTTCGTGATCTCGGGCTTCATCATGATCCTGACCACGAAGAACTTCGGCGCGCCGGGCGCGTGGAAATCGTTCCTGCTTCGGCGCTTTGTCCGGATCGTGCCGCTGTACTGGATCCTGACCACGGTGATGGTGGTGGGCGTGCTGATGGCGCCGCGCTCGCTCGAATTGCCCGCCGACAAATGGCACTACATCCTCAGCTGCTATCTGTTCATTCCGGTGCTGCGCGCCGCCGACGATCTGCGGCCGATCCTGGGGCAGGGCTGGACGCTCGACTACGAGATGTTTTTCTACGTGGCCTTTGCCTTTGCGATCCTGTGGCCGCGCCGGATCGGGGTTACGATCCTGACCATCGGCTTCCTTGCGCTCGCGATCCTCGGCCGCAACCTCGATATCTCCACGCCAAAACTATTCACCTGGACCGACGGCCTGATCCTTGAATTCATCCTCGGCGTCCATCTCGGCCTGATCTACCAGCGCGGCTTTCGCGTCGGGTGGCTGGGCGCGACAGGTCTGGTGCTCGGCGGCATCGCGCTCGGCTATCCCGAATTCAACTGGCCGGCAGTGTTCTCGGCAGGCCTGCCCGCGATGCTGATCGTCGGCGGCCTCGTGCTCGGGCCGCAACTCAAGGATATCGCCGCGACGCGCTGGCTGACGATCCTGGGCGATGCCTCCTACAGCATCTATCTCAGCCACACCATCGTGCTGCGCCCGTTCCGCGACGTCTGGGTGCGGCATATCGACGGCGCCTGGTCGCCGGTCGCGTTCTTCGTCTGCGGCATCGCCGTTGCCGTCGTGGTCGGCTGTGCGATCCACTACGCGATCGAACGGCCGCTGTTGCGTGTGATGAGCCGGCGGCTGCGGGCCCCGTCGCCCGCGCCGTCGCTGCCGGTTGCCGCGGCCGCCGGTTAG
- a CDS encoding c-type cytochrome — protein sequence MMLAWSGAVCAQSASASDPTDAGKAVFKRGNCMGCHKWHGNGGGGYGGDALSLRKTELTREQIIETVTCGRPGTGMPFFVRGSYDTTKCYDMTREDVGNQKPPEANVFLRPNEIEAVADYVLAHVKGKGEPSYDECIAFFGEGSRVCNIYKEAGHAAAPSDSNDKAKP from the coding sequence ATGATGCTGGCGTGGAGCGGCGCCGTGTGCGCGCAGTCCGCATCCGCGAGCGATCCGACCGACGCAGGCAAGGCGGTGTTCAAGCGCGGTAACTGCATGGGCTGCCACAAGTGGCACGGCAATGGCGGTGGTGGTTACGGCGGCGACGCGCTGTCGCTGCGCAAGACCGAGCTGACCCGCGAGCAGATCATCGAAACCGTCACCTGCGGTCGGCCCGGCACCGGCATGCCGTTCTTCGTCCGCGGCTCTTACGACACCACGAAATGCTACGATATGACCCGCGAGGACGTCGGCAACCAAAAGCCGCCGGAGGCGAACGTCTTCCTGCGGCCGAACGAGATCGAGGCGGTGGCCGATTACGTGCTGGCCCACGTCAAGGGCAAGGGCGAGCCGAGCTATGACGAATGCATCGCCTTCTTCGGCGAAGGCTCGCGCGTCTGCAACATCTACAAGGAGGCCGGCCACGCCGCCGCGCCGTCCGATTCAAACGACAAGGCAAAACCATGA